TTTTCTTGCCAATACTTCTGTATCTGCCCTAGTTCGGCAAAATACGATTCCTTTAGCTGCACCTTGAGATTTCAAAAATTCGAATAAGTAATTAAATTTTTGATCTTGCTCACAGATAAAGAATTGGTGCTCAATTTTATTATTGATTTCTACATTCTTACTTACTTCTATTCGCTGTAAGCCAGGATTCATATATTTGGTAATCAAGCTTTGCAATGCCAAAGGAATTGTAGCAGAAAACAACCACTTTGCACTATCCTTATGGATTGTAGTCATTACTCGATCTAATTCTTCTTTGAAACCCATGCTTAGCATTTCATCGGCTTCATCAAGTACCAAAGTTCTAACCTCACTTAGGTCAATAGCACCTCTTTCTATCAAGTCCAATAATCTGCCCGGAGTAGCCACTACAATTTGTGTTGGACGCTTTAGGTTTGCTATCTGAAGATCTATTTTCTCTCCACCGTAAATGGCTTCAGCGAAAATTTTAGGCCCATACTTAGTCATTTTGAATAATTGCTTGGCAATTTGCTGACAAAGTTCTCTTGTTGGAGCTAATACAAGGGCTTGAATTCCTTTCTTTTTTTCGGTTACTAAATGTAATAATGGCAGACCGAAGGCAATAGTTTTACCAGTTCCCGTGGGAGCTTGACCTATCAAATCTCCCTTATTTGCCAATAAGTATGGAATAGCTTTTTGCTGAATTTCAGATGGTTTTATCACCTTCATTTCTTCCAAAGCTTTTATAAACGAGCTTTCAACTCCTAATCCCTTAAAACTCTCCACAACTAATATCTATTTTTTTGAAATGCAAAGGTAGCTATTAAGAACCATGGCAGTGTTAAAGATGTATAAGTCTTTAATATTTAAAGGTTATTTTCACAAAAGCTTTTATTGTAAATTGCGTAGCTAATGCTATTCAACCATATGAAAATAAAATTACTTGCCCTGCTTTTGCTGTCTCTGCTGAGTTTCAAGACAATAAAAAAGGACAGACCTCCCAATATTCTATTCATTGCTGTGGATGACCTGAGACCTGAATTAGGTTGTTTTGGCAATGAGATAATTAAAAGTCCCAACATAGATAAGCTAGCAACTACGGGGCATTTATTTAAAAATCACTACGTAGCTGTGCCTACCTGCGGAGCATCAAGACATGCTTTATTAACAGGTTTATATCCCAGAACAAAAAGACACCTAAGAAACAGTATTACAGCAGAAGTTCTTACAAACTCGGCTGAAAAAGAAAACCCTGAAACCTTTATACACCAACTTAAACGAAACGGTTATTACACTGTTGGAATTGGTAAAATCACCCATAATCCGGATGGTCATGTATATGGGTATACCGAAAGTCCAGATAATACGCCTTTAGAATTACCATATAGTTGGCATGAAATGCTACTCGATGATGCCAAATGGGGATCTGGACATAATGCATTCTTTGGTTATGCAAATGGCACAAACAGAAACACACTAAAGAAACAAGTAAAACCATATGAAATGCTTGAGGTTGCCGACGACGCCTATCCTGACGGCCTTACTGCTGACTTAACAATTTCAAAACTCAAAGAGCTTAAAGA
This portion of the Spirosomataceae bacterium TFI 002 genome encodes:
- a CDS encoding ATP-dependent RNA helicase DeaD, coding for MESFKGLGVESSFIKALEEMKVIKPSEIQQKAIPYLLANKGDLIGQAPTGTGKTIAFGLPLLHLVTEKKKGIQALVLAPTRELCQQIAKQLFKMTKYGPKIFAEAIYGGEKIDLQIANLKRPTQIVVATPGRLLDLIERGAIDLSEVRTLVLDEADEMLSMGFKEELDRVMTTIHKDSAKWLFSATIPLALQSLITKYMNPGLQRIEVSKNVEINNKIEHQFFICEQDQKFNYLFEFLKSQGAAKGIVFCRTRADTEVLARKLIGKHVSADALHGDLGQRDRDKVMRAFIKGRIKVLVATDISARGIDVDDLAYVIHYQLPEQIESYTHRSGRTARAGKRGISICFVDRNELKVIHQIEKTLKIKFTKI